A single window of Mycolicibacterium aurum DNA harbors:
- a CDS encoding HNH endonuclease signature motif containing protein, producing the protein MFDELLAAVAGARTPGSGVRACARLENAACSARLTHMADMLAAAYAVSGSAHREQWRVDNWSAVCAQIGAAHAVTSGVVNGLLMDAVTLRERLPRVGAVFAEGLIAYRLVHLICARTMLVTDPEALRAVDNELADQLRQWGAKSMDQAERDIDTLVLCHDPDAVRRTESSNRGAYVEVNAAHATGTAYVSATVSLTDGEAFDRRADALARTVCARDPRTLDQRRGAALGAMGFGWDRLPCMCENDDCDAAAKPPVGGVVVHVVVRQDTLDAGEPDGPSNPGGPSDPDGIPQNPSDPQHTGVPGGGPEGAEDSQGRPETADNVDGHADGTPDPAGAHRLEPETTSTTTEPTADQQPCPAAASLTAQRRALVGDNPPLLPKPWYSYTLRGLLAALTDGPGQFSTAGPAAILGGAVIPAPVAAQLAMHATIRPLIHPGQAPPEPRYRPSRTLAEFIRCRDQTCRFPGCTRPATITDIDHTIPYPYGPTCASNLVCLCREHHLLKTFWPGWSTQQFPDGTLVWTDPEGQRCTTYPGSRLLFPELCAPTAAVVNPRRPPPKHTAGLTMPKRTITRADARRQRIDDERRLNAA; encoded by the coding sequence GTGTTCGACGAACTTCTGGCCGCTGTTGCGGGGGCGCGTACCCCGGGATCGGGAGTCCGTGCGTGTGCCCGGCTGGAGAATGCGGCCTGCTCTGCGCGGTTAACGCATATGGCCGACATGCTCGCCGCCGCCTACGCGGTATCGGGATCGGCCCATCGTGAGCAGTGGCGCGTCGACAATTGGAGCGCGGTGTGCGCCCAGATCGGCGCTGCCCACGCGGTGACCAGCGGGGTGGTCAACGGGCTGCTGATGGATGCGGTCACGCTGCGTGAACGGCTACCCAGGGTGGGCGCGGTCTTCGCCGAGGGCTTGATCGCGTATCGGCTTGTCCATCTGATCTGCGCGCGCACGATGTTGGTCACGGACCCAGAGGCCTTGCGGGCCGTGGATAACGAACTGGCGGACCAGCTGCGCCAGTGGGGTGCGAAGTCGATGGACCAGGCCGAGCGTGACATCGACACCCTGGTGCTGTGCCACGACCCCGATGCGGTACGCCGCACCGAGTCCAGCAACCGCGGCGCCTACGTCGAGGTGAACGCCGCGCACGCCACCGGAACCGCATATGTGTCAGCGACGGTGTCGCTGACCGACGGTGAGGCGTTCGACCGCCGCGCTGATGCGCTGGCGCGCACGGTATGTGCACGCGATCCCCGCACCCTCGACCAGCGCCGCGGCGCTGCGTTGGGGGCCATGGGATTCGGCTGGGACCGGCTGCCGTGCATGTGCGAGAACGACGACTGCGACGCCGCCGCCAAACCTCCGGTAGGTGGCGTGGTTGTCCACGTTGTCGTGCGCCAGGACACCCTCGACGCGGGCGAACCCGACGGGCCAAGCAATCCTGGCGGCCCAAGCGACCCCGACGGCATTCCGCAGAACCCTTCTGATCCACAACACACCGGCGTTCCCGGTGGCGGTCCGGAGGGCGCAGAGGATTCCCAGGGCCGCCCGGAGACCGCTGACAACGTCGACGGCCATGCCGACGGTACTCCTGATCCGGCAGGCGCTCACCGTCTGGAGCCCGAAACCACCTCCACCACAACCGAACCGACCGCCGATCAGCAGCCTTGCCCGGCCGCCGCCAGCCTGACAGCCCAACGCCGCGCCCTCGTCGGTGACAACCCGCCGCTGCTGCCCAAACCCTGGTACTCCTACACCTTGCGGGGGCTGCTGGCCGCGCTCACGGACGGACCAGGGCAGTTCAGCACCGCCGGCCCCGCCGCCATCCTCGGCGGCGCGGTCATCCCGGCTCCAGTGGCAGCGCAACTCGCGATGCACGCCACCATCCGGCCGCTCATCCACCCCGGACAGGCCCCACCCGAACCGCGATACCGGCCGTCGCGCACGCTCGCAGAGTTCATCCGCTGCCGCGATCAGACATGCCGCTTTCCCGGCTGCACACGACCAGCCACGATCACCGACATCGACCACACGATTCCATACCCGTACGGGCCCACCTGTGCATCGAATCTGGTCTGCCTGTGCCGAGAACACCACCTGCTCAAAACATTCTGGCCCGGCTGGTCCACCCAGCAGTTCCCCGACGGAACCCTCGTCTGGACCGACCCCGAGGGCCAGCGCTGCACCACCTATCCCGGCAGCCGCCTGCTGTTCCCCGAACTCTGCGCACCCACCGCCGCCGTCGTGAATCCACGGCGCCCACCGCCCAAACACACCGCAGGCCTCACCATGCCGAAGCGGACCATCACCCGCGCAGACGCACGCAGACAGCGCATCGACGACGAACGACGACTCAATGCCGCTTAG
- a CDS encoding LLM class F420-dependent oxidoreductase, with the protein MKFGISTFVNDETIDTVSLARAIEERGFDALAVAEHTHIPASRESAYPLGGKLPSIYYRTLDPFVTLAAAAAVTSTIQLVTGIALLIQRDPIITAKEAASIDLISNGRFVFGVGAGWNIEELRHHGTDPKTRGALLDERIEAIKALWTSEPAEYHGKYVDFDASYSRPKPVQKPHPPILIGGDSDATVKRVIRHGAGWISNPLPVDRLQRRIDQIRDGASHQVPLSMFGAPVDADYWSAAEDLGFGQLNLLLPTKPLDHSLRLLDQYAEQVALYRG; encoded by the coding sequence ATGAAATTCGGTATCTCCACGTTCGTCAACGACGAGACCATCGACACGGTGTCGTTGGCTCGTGCCATCGAGGAGCGGGGATTCGATGCGCTCGCGGTCGCCGAGCACACCCACATCCCGGCCAGCCGGGAGTCGGCGTACCCGCTCGGAGGGAAGCTGCCGTCGATCTACTACCGCACGCTCGACCCGTTCGTCACGCTGGCTGCGGCGGCCGCCGTGACCTCCACCATCCAACTGGTCACCGGTATCGCGCTGCTCATTCAGCGCGATCCGATCATCACGGCCAAAGAGGCGGCCAGCATCGACCTGATCTCCAACGGCCGCTTCGTGTTCGGTGTGGGGGCCGGCTGGAACATCGAAGAGCTGCGCCATCACGGCACCGACCCCAAGACGCGCGGGGCACTACTGGACGAGCGCATCGAGGCCATCAAGGCGCTGTGGACCAGCGAACCCGCGGAATACCACGGCAAGTACGTCGATTTCGACGCGTCCTACTCGCGCCCGAAGCCGGTCCAGAAACCGCACCCGCCGATCCTCATCGGCGGTGACTCGGACGCCACCGTCAAGCGCGTCATCCGCCACGGGGCGGGCTGGATCTCCAACCCGCTTCCCGTGGACAGGCTGCAGCGGCGGATCGACCAGATCCGCGACGGCGCGAGCCATCAGGTGCCGCTGTCCATGTTCGGTGCGCCGGTCGACGCCGATTACTGGAGTGCCGCTGAGGATCTCGGTTTCGGCCAGCTGAATCTGCTGTTGCCGACCAAGCCGTTGGACCACTCGCTGCGCCTGCTCGATCAGTACGCCGAGCAGGTCGCGCTGTACCGCGGCTAG
- a CDS encoding amidase, whose translation MDFEEYRAHDATALAKLVADGEVSAAELLTLARARAAAVNPRINAIVRDVPAAPTDQLRGPFAGVPFLIKDLAQDYAGLPTSAGSRSLMSTPAAEHATVVQRWIDAGLVIFGKTNTPEFGAKGVTESLAWGPARNPWDVNRTPGGSSGGSAAAVAAGIVPCAGANDGGGSIRIPAACCGLVGLKPGRGLTPSGPLAGEAMHGSAVQGVVSRTVRDTAAMLDAISGGEPFGPYLPAMPPASLASCVGQNPGALRIGVRVPSAITPKPHREAYAAVGATVRALTDLGHHVEELPAAPYDDAELARDFLLTWFVVAAWEVAEAKRVSGAGDESFERDTLIMAALGRATSSVDYVDAVERRHAHTRRLSTFFESYDLLLTPTLATPPPTIGEFDLPVALARAADALLKTRTARFLKYTKIVDDMVDKNLNWVPYTQLANLTGRPAISLPLHWTPEGLPLGVQFVAPLGGESLLVKLAAQLEQAMPWSGRVAPV comes from the coding sequence ATGGACTTCGAGGAGTACCGCGCACACGACGCCACCGCGCTGGCGAAGCTGGTGGCCGACGGAGAGGTGTCCGCGGCGGAGTTGCTGACGCTGGCCCGTGCGCGGGCCGCCGCGGTCAATCCGCGGATCAACGCGATCGTGCGCGACGTTCCCGCGGCCCCGACAGACCAGCTGCGGGGCCCCTTCGCCGGGGTGCCGTTCCTGATCAAGGACCTTGCGCAGGACTACGCGGGGCTGCCCACGTCGGCCGGCTCGCGGTCCTTGATGTCGACCCCGGCGGCCGAGCACGCCACGGTGGTGCAGCGCTGGATCGACGCAGGGCTCGTCATCTTCGGAAAGACCAACACCCCTGAGTTCGGCGCGAAAGGGGTGACCGAGTCCCTCGCGTGGGGCCCGGCACGAAACCCGTGGGACGTCAACCGGACCCCAGGCGGCTCGTCGGGAGGGTCGGCCGCGGCCGTCGCGGCCGGGATCGTCCCGTGCGCGGGCGCCAACGACGGTGGCGGGTCCATCCGGATCCCCGCGGCGTGCTGCGGGCTGGTGGGCCTGAAACCCGGCCGCGGTCTGACGCCTTCGGGTCCATTGGCCGGCGAGGCCATGCACGGCTCCGCCGTGCAGGGTGTGGTGTCGCGGACCGTGCGTGACACCGCGGCAATGCTGGACGCGATCAGCGGTGGGGAACCGTTCGGGCCCTACCTGCCCGCCATGCCGCCGGCGTCGCTGGCGTCGTGCGTCGGGCAGAACCCGGGCGCGCTGCGCATCGGCGTGCGGGTGCCGTCGGCGATCACGCCGAAGCCCCACCGCGAGGCCTACGCCGCGGTGGGGGCGACCGTGCGCGCGTTGACCGACCTGGGCCACCACGTCGAGGAACTGCCTGCGGCGCCGTACGACGACGCCGAACTCGCGCGCGACTTCCTGCTGACCTGGTTCGTCGTCGCGGCATGGGAGGTGGCCGAAGCCAAACGGGTGAGCGGTGCGGGGGACGAGTCGTTCGAGCGGGACACGTTGATCATGGCGGCGCTCGGTCGCGCCACGAGCAGCGTCGACTATGTGGATGCCGTGGAACGCCGGCACGCGCACACCCGGCGTCTCAGCACGTTCTTCGAGTCCTACGACCTGCTGTTGACCCCCACGCTGGCCACTCCGCCGCCGACCATCGGCGAATTCGACCTACCGGTGGCGCTGGCCCGCGCGGCCGACGCACTGCTGAAGACCCGCACGGCCCGGTTCCTGAAGTACACGAAGATCGTCGACGACATGGTGGACAAGAACCTGAACTGGGTGCCCTACACCCAGTTGGCGAATCTCACTGGGCGCCCGGCAATCTCGTTGCCACTGCACTGGACGCCGGAGGGCTTGCCCCTGGGGGTCCAGTTCGTCGCACCGCTCGGCGGTGAGTCACTGCTCGTCAAGCTGGCTGCGCAACTGGAGCAGGCGATGCCGTGGTCGGGGCGGGTGGCGCCGGTCTAG
- a CDS encoding SDR family NAD(P)-dependent oxidoreductase, whose amino-acid sequence MSMVWFVTGSSRGFGRALVRAALAAGDRVAATARRPEQLADLVTEYGDRVLPLALDVTDAGAAVTSIATAREHFGRVDVVVNNAGYANVAPIETGDDTDFRAQFETNFWGVYHVSKAAIPVLREQGGGLIIQFSSMGGRVGGSAGIASYQAAKFAIDGFSRVLQTETAPFGITVLVVEPSGFATDWAGASMEIGDVPDRYAGTVGAMTTIRTSPAVSAGDPSRAAEILVRLSRRPEVPYHLPIGVNAVEGSIRQDEQLLAEDRKWAAVGRSADFAEPYPVAFPPKG is encoded by the coding sequence ATGAGCATGGTGTGGTTCGTCACCGGGTCGTCGCGCGGCTTCGGTCGCGCTCTGGTGCGCGCTGCGCTGGCGGCGGGAGACCGCGTCGCCGCCACCGCCCGGCGCCCCGAGCAGCTGGCCGATCTGGTGACCGAGTACGGCGATCGGGTGCTGCCGCTGGCGCTCGATGTCACCGACGCCGGCGCGGCAGTCACGTCGATCGCCACGGCCCGGGAACACTTCGGGCGCGTCGACGTGGTCGTGAACAACGCCGGGTATGCCAACGTCGCGCCGATCGAGACCGGTGACGACACCGACTTCCGCGCCCAGTTCGAGACGAACTTCTGGGGCGTGTACCACGTCTCGAAGGCCGCCATCCCCGTGCTGCGCGAGCAGGGCGGGGGCCTGATCATCCAGTTCTCGTCCATGGGTGGCCGGGTCGGCGGGTCTGCGGGCATCGCCTCGTATCAGGCGGCGAAATTCGCCATCGACGGCTTCTCGCGAGTGCTACAGACGGAGACGGCGCCGTTCGGCATCACCGTTCTGGTCGTCGAACCGAGCGGGTTCGCCACGGACTGGGCGGGGGCGTCGATGGAGATCGGCGACGTCCCGGACCGCTACGCGGGCACCGTCGGAGCGATGACGACCATCCGCACCAGCCCCGCGGTCTCTGCGGGAGATCCGTCCCGCGCCGCCGAGATCCTCGTGCGCCTGTCGCGGCGTCCCGAGGTGCCCTACCACCTACCGATCGGGGTCAACGCCGTGGAGGGGTCGATACGTCAGGACGAGCAGCTGCTGGCCGAGGACCGCAAGTGGGCTGCCGTCGGCAGGTCGGCCGACTTCGCGGAGCCCTATCCGGTTGCGTTCCCACCGAAGGGCTGA
- a CDS encoding TetR/AcrR family transcriptional regulator codes for MRRDAAVNRRRLLTAAEAVFAERGPAATLDDVAAAAEVGPATLYRHFANKEELVQEVLRSFFQRLIDVAGRAADAPAADGLEAFLSTVGVELAEKSGLSAPVWGELAPVSLVTELRDLSTELLTRAQRAGAVRQDVTPDDIAAAVWALRGVIQSERIDPARRGQQLWRRHLDIILRGLRAG; via the coding sequence ATGCGCCGCGACGCCGCCGTCAACCGTCGACGGCTCCTGACCGCCGCCGAAGCGGTGTTCGCCGAGCGCGGGCCTGCAGCCACCCTCGACGATGTCGCCGCCGCCGCAGAGGTGGGCCCCGCCACCCTGTATCGACATTTCGCGAACAAAGAGGAGCTGGTGCAGGAGGTGCTCCGTAGCTTCTTCCAACGCCTCATCGACGTCGCGGGCCGCGCGGCCGACGCACCGGCTGCGGACGGACTTGAGGCATTTCTGAGCACCGTGGGCGTGGAACTGGCCGAAAAGAGCGGACTTTCGGCTCCGGTGTGGGGCGAGCTGGCACCGGTGTCACTGGTGACCGAGCTGCGCGACCTCTCCACCGAACTGCTCACGCGCGCACAGCGTGCCGGTGCCGTGCGTCAGGACGTGACCCCCGATGACATCGCTGCCGCGGTCTGGGCGCTGCGCGGCGTCATCCAATCTGAGCGCATCGATCCGGCCCGCCGCGGTCAGCAACTGTGGCGGCGGCACCTGGACATCATTCTGCGAGGCTTGCGAGCCGGGTGA
- a CDS encoding SDR family NAD(P)-dependent oxidoreductase: MGDLELTGRTALVTGGTAGIGLASARALAEAGASVIITGRDPEKGADAAAELGARVRFVAADMADRHSVDQLAHQGVIDILVNNAASFPGAMTVDQDVESFERTFATNVRGVYFLVAALAPGMIARRRGAIVNVTSMVAGKGVAGASTYSSSKAAVESLTRTWAAEFGPHGVRVNNVAPGPTATEGVAAEWGEVNEELGRALPLGRTADPREIADAVLFLASPRASFITGTTLHVDGGGAAV, from the coding sequence ATGGGTGACCTGGAACTGACGGGCCGGACCGCGCTGGTGACGGGTGGCACCGCCGGCATCGGACTGGCATCGGCGCGAGCGCTCGCCGAGGCGGGCGCCTCGGTCATCATCACGGGCCGCGACCCGGAGAAGGGCGCCGACGCGGCTGCCGAACTCGGCGCGCGAGTCCGGTTCGTGGCGGCCGACATGGCTGATCGCCACTCCGTGGACCAGCTGGCACACCAGGGCGTGATCGACATTCTGGTCAACAACGCGGCGAGTTTTCCCGGCGCGATGACCGTCGACCAGGACGTCGAATCCTTCGAGCGGACCTTCGCCACCAACGTGCGCGGCGTCTACTTCCTGGTGGCCGCGCTGGCACCGGGCATGATCGCACGGAGACGCGGCGCGATCGTCAACGTGACCTCCATGGTTGCGGGCAAGGGGGTGGCAGGCGCCTCCACCTACAGCTCCTCCAAGGCCGCGGTGGAATCGCTCACCCGCACCTGGGCGGCAGAGTTCGGCCCGCACGGAGTGCGGGTCAACAACGTCGCGCCCGGTCCGACGGCCACCGAGGGCGTCGCGGCCGAATGGGGCGAGGTGAACGAGGAACTCGGCCGGGCACTGCCCCTGGGGCGCACCGCGGATCCTCGCGAGATCGCCGACGCGGTGCTCTTCCTGGCCTCGCCGCGAGCGAGCTTCATCACGGGCACCACCCTGCATGTCGACGGCGGCGGCGCCGCCGTCTGA
- a CDS encoding YidH family protein, producing MQPSDHPRGNPEEPDYRFTLANERTFLAWIRTSLALIAGGVAVVQFLPAFGIAGVRHALSVVLTAGGGVLAVLAVNRWRRVQTAMRHGEDLPPTHVPAVLGVGIFVITVAVLVVLFVWPPGGP from the coding sequence GTGCAGCCGTCCGATCACCCACGCGGAAACCCAGAAGAGCCGGATTACCGGTTCACGCTGGCCAACGAGAGAACGTTTCTCGCCTGGATCCGGACATCACTGGCGCTGATCGCCGGCGGCGTGGCAGTGGTGCAGTTTCTTCCCGCCTTCGGCATTGCCGGCGTACGACACGCGCTGAGCGTCGTCCTCACCGCCGGTGGCGGTGTCCTGGCGGTACTCGCCGTCAACCGCTGGCGACGAGTGCAGACCGCGATGCGGCACGGAGAGGATCTGCCTCCGACACACGTGCCTGCCGTGCTGGGTGTGGGCATCTTCGTCATCACCGTCGCGGTACTGGTCGTGCTGTTCGTCTGGCCGCCGGGAGGCCCGTGA
- a CDS encoding DUF202 domain-containing protein — translation MRDDNQSKPGLQAERTSLSWERSAFGFLVGGALILLRPHGALELGRTALASLAGALALLVLALGYLRSRRLLGGARGTPPAGVEVSLLGYGTALFALSIIVVLVFSR, via the coding sequence GTGCGGGATGACAATCAGAGCAAGCCTGGCCTGCAGGCGGAGCGTACGTCGCTGTCCTGGGAACGCAGTGCGTTCGGGTTCCTCGTCGGTGGCGCCCTCATCCTGCTCCGCCCCCATGGTGCCCTGGAATTGGGCCGGACCGCGCTCGCCTCTCTCGCCGGAGCGCTCGCGCTGCTCGTCCTCGCCCTCGGTTACCTCAGATCGCGCCGGCTCCTCGGCGGCGCGCGCGGCACACCACCAGCCGGCGTCGAGGTGAGCCTATTGGGTTACGGCACGGCACTTTTCGCTCTGTCGATCATCGTTGTGCTGGTGTTCTCCCGCTGA
- a CDS encoding enoyl-CoA hydratase/isomerase family protein: MSLVTYECDDHIATITLNRPEARNAINGAVRQELNAAWERFRDEEDAWVGILTATGDVFCAGGDLKDGEGSVGTFAGTFWEKPTINSFESGMELFKPTIAAVHGPCIGYGLTGILFCDFVIASHQATFSFPEVRLGLATIVGAIRLPERVRWADAMEILLTGKPMTAERAKEIGLVWRLVDADSLQAEAHAWARTLTEAAPLAQRATKEVAMRTANMGWIESVRFGETMRKVAAATEDVAEGIQAWRDKRRPQWRGR, from the coding sequence ATGAGCCTCGTCACCTATGAGTGCGACGATCACATCGCGACCATCACGCTCAACCGCCCCGAGGCGCGCAACGCCATCAACGGCGCGGTCCGTCAGGAGCTCAACGCCGCGTGGGAACGTTTCCGCGACGAGGAGGACGCGTGGGTCGGCATCCTGACCGCCACCGGTGACGTCTTCTGCGCCGGCGGCGACCTCAAAGACGGAGAGGGTTCGGTCGGCACCTTCGCAGGCACGTTCTGGGAGAAGCCGACCATCAACTCGTTCGAAAGCGGTATGGAGCTGTTCAAGCCGACCATCGCCGCCGTGCACGGGCCGTGCATCGGTTACGGGCTCACCGGAATCCTGTTCTGCGACTTCGTCATCGCCTCCCACCAGGCGACGTTCTCGTTCCCGGAAGTGCGGCTGGGGCTTGCGACCATCGTCGGCGCGATCCGGCTTCCGGAACGGGTTCGGTGGGCCGACGCCATGGAGATCTTGCTGACCGGCAAGCCGATGACCGCTGAGCGCGCCAAGGAGATCGGCCTGGTCTGGCGGCTGGTCGACGCCGACTCGCTGCAGGCGGAAGCGCACGCGTGGGCGCGCACCCTGACCGAGGCCGCACCGCTGGCCCAGCGGGCCACCAAAGAGGTCGCGATGCGCACGGCGAACATGGGGTGGATCGAGTCGGTCAGGTTCGGGGAGACGATGCGAAAGGTCGCGGCAGCCACCGAAGATGTCGCGGAAGGCATTCAGGCGTGGCGGGACAAACGCCGGCCACAGTGGCGGGGCCG